From the Actinomadura luzonensis genome, the window CGTGCCGCAGCAGCTCCACCGGCGACCGCCGGTGCTCCAGGATCCGCACGGCGGCGGCCACGAGCGGGTCCGCGTCCACGGGCGTGTCCGACTGGTCGGACACGACCACCCGGAACCCGGTCACGCTCTGCGCGGCGAGCCCCGCGAGCGTGACCGCGAGCGCTCCCGGCCGGTCCTTCGTCGGTACGAGCACATCGAGATCCAACCCCTGCATAGCGGCCCGGCTACCCAGGCAGAACCCCCTTAACCAGCCGTAACAGCAGGTCGCCGGGGTTTGAGAAGGCTCTCTCCAGGTACTCGCTTCTCATGGGCACCACAGACGAGAAGGTCATCGACGCGGTCGTCGTCGGCGACGTCATGCTCGACTCCTGGCTGCACGGCTCGGCCAAACGGCTGGCGCAGGAGGCGCCGGTGCCCGTGATGAGCCTGGAGGCCACCGAGAACGCCCCGGGCGGCGCCGCCAACACCGCCGCCAACCTGGTCGCGCTCGGCGCCCGGGTGTGCCTGATCGGCGTCGTGGGCGACGACGAGCCGGCCGAGGAGCTGAAGCAGGCGCTGCGCCTGCGCGGCGTCGAGGCCGACCTGCTGGCCGTGCCGGGCCGGCGCACCGCGCACAAGCGGCGGCTGGTCACCGACGGCCAGCTCACCGCACGCTTCGACGAGGAGGACCCGGACGAGCTGCCCGAGGCGGCCGAGCGCGAGCTGCTGCGCCGCATCGCGGCCGTGGCGCCCGCCGCCGACGTGGTGGTGGCCTGCGACTACGCGGGCGGCGTGTGCACCCCGGCGGTGCGGCGGGCGCTCGCCGGGCTGCCGCTGCTGGTCGTGGACGCGCACGCGGTGGCCCCGTGGCGGGAGTGCCGGCCGACGGCCGTGCTGCCCAACTACGCCGAGGTCGTCCGGCTGCTCGCCGAGGAGGACGAGGAGCAGGACCGGCTGGGGTTCCTGCTGGCCCGCAGCGATCGGGTGCTGGAGCTGACCGGCGCGGACATGGTGGTGACGACCCTCGACGGCGAGGGCACGCTGCTGCACCGCGCCGGGGTCCCGCCGTACCGGACCTACGCCGAGCCCGCGCCGCAGCACATGGCGACCGGCGCGGGCGACACCTACACCGCGGCCTTCGCGCTCTGGCTGGCCGGCGGCGCGCCGCCCGAGGAGGCCGCGCAGGCGGGGCAGGCCGCGGCGGCGGTGGTCGTGAGCCGGCCGGGCACGGCCGTGTGCACCCGGCACGACCTGCTGCGGGCGCTGCGGCGGCGCGACGGCGCGGTGCAGAGCGCCGAGCGGCTGGCCCAGCTCCTCGACGAGCACCGGCGGCGGGGCGAGCGGGTGGTGTTCACCAACGGCTGCTTCGACGTGCTGCACCGCGGCCACGTCACCTACCTGGAGCAGGCGGGACGGCTCGGCGACGTGCTGGTGGTCGCGGTCAACAGCGACGCGGGCGTGACCCGGCTGAAGGGGCCGGGCCGCCCGGTGAACCCGTGCGAGGACCGCATGTCGGTGCTGGCCGCGCTGCACGGCGTGGACTACGTGATCGAGTTCGACGAGGACACGCCCGAGCGGCTGATCCGGATGATCCGTCCCGAGCTGTACGTGAAGGGCGGCGACTACACGCCGGAGATGTTGCCGGAGACCCCGCTCGTGCGGGCGCTCGGCGGCGAGGTGCGGGTGCTCGACTACCTGCCCGACCGCTCCACCACGGCCATCATCGGCCGCATGCGGTCACTGCCCGAGAACGCCTGACCCGCGCGGCGCCCAATCACGTCAGCCCGGTCACGCCAGGACGCGCTCCAGCCAGGGCCGGAGGACCGGCAGGACGTTGCCCGGCAGCATGGCCCCCATGTGGTCGAGGCCGTCCAGCACGACGACGTCCCAGCCGCGCGCCTCCAGCTCGGCGCGGTGGCGGGTGAGCGGGCCGCCGAGGTCGACCCGGGTGCCGCCCCACTCCTCGGCGTAGCTGATCTCGTCGGCGGAGCCGGCGAAGCACAGGCGCGGGCAGTCCAGCCGGACGGATTTGTCGTCGAAGTCCTGCAACGCCTGGTAGAGCGTGACGAACTGGCGCGCCTGCGCGACGCTCGGCACCGACTGGACCGACGACCAGTCGCCGGGCTCGGCCGGCCGGTCGGCGGGCGGGGGCGGGGCGAGCGCCTTGTCGTACGTGGCGGTCGTGACCTTCAGCATCTCGGCGTACGGCCCGTCGTAGGGCGGGTACCCGCCCATGACCAGCGCCGAGAGCCGGTCGGTGCGCACGGCGAGCTGCAGCCCGCTGAGCGCGAGCCACGAGTAGCCGTAGTACGCGAACCGGTCCCCGCCCACGGCGTCGGCCACCGCCAGCAGGTCGGCGGCGACGTTGTCCGGGGTGAGGGTGTCCGGCTTGGGGACGGCCATGACGTGGCCGGTGTAGTCGAAGGCGGCGACGCGGAAGGCGTCGCTGAGCCCGTCGACGAGGGTGCGGCCGAGCGCCGGGTCGGCGCCCCATTTGCGCATCTCCTCGGCCTGCTCGCCCTCGATCGGGCGCGGGTCGACGGGGAGCAGCACGAGCGGCCCCGACCCGCGCACCTCCACCTCGATGGCGCTGCCGTCGTGCAGGATCGCCTCGGTCATGGCCCTCCTCCTCCGTGAAGCGTGTCGAGGAGGACAATAGCTTATGGCGTAAAGAGTCTCAACGGATTGGGGACCGGGACGCAGCGCATCGCCTCGCCCTCGGCGTCCGTCCAGCGCAGCAGCAGGTTGGCCTTGGCCGGGAGGTACGGCCCCGACAGCAGCTCCCGCAGCTCCTCAGGGTCGGCGTGGTCCCGCCCCGCGTCCTTGAACACCGCGCGCGCCCGCGCCCACAGCTCGTCCCGCAGCGCGGGATGGCGCTCGGTCACGGCTCCGCCGATCTCCAGCAGGTTGTTGACCAGCAGGCAGTAGACCAGCCGCTCCCAGCCGTAGGCCCGGCTCACCGAGGCCGCGCCGGGCAGCCCGGGACGCCGCTCGGCCAGGATGCGCACGCCCTCGTGGTCGCGGAAGAGCGCCTGCGCGGGCAGGCCGCGCGCGTCCACCCCGACCAGCACGTTCTGCAGGTGGCACTCCAGCACGACGCCGTGCCGCAGGTACGCGTGCAGCACCGGCGGCACCACGTGCTCCAGGTAGCGCTCCCACCAGAGCAGGGCCGTGTCCTCGTCCAGGCCGTCCAGCGGGTTGCCGGGGAAGCCCTCGCTGATCCCGGCCGCCTGCGCCGCGCGCAGCCCGGGACGCAGCCGGCCGCCCAGCCCGTCGCGGACGATCACCGCCAGCGCCTCGCCGCCGTCGCCGCCCAGCTCCGCGCTGCGGTACCCCCGGTCGCGCAGCACGGCCGGCCGCGGCACGTGCTCGGCCAGCCCGTCGAAGGCCCCGTCCACCAGGTCGGCGACCTCGCTCAGGCGGCGCAGGTCGCGCAGCCACAGCCGGCGGACGTCGTTGGTGATGCGCACGTCCAGGCTGAACTTGCAGAACAGGTCCGCCTCGGGCAGGTACACCGTGCGGATCGAGGAGGTGGCGACGGCCTCCCGCGCGGTCTCGCCGAGGTGGCGCAGCTCGGTGCCGCCGAGGTGGCGCAGCCGCCCGCCGCGCAGGCCGCCCAGCAGCTCCACCTGCCAGGGGTGCGCGGGCAGCGGCACCAGGCCGTCGGCCGGGACGGCGGGCGCGAGCGCGTCCAGGGCGGCCGGGTCGCCCTCCTCCACCAGCAGCTCGGCCGGCACGCCGAGCACCGGCAGGGTGAAGCTCGCGCGGACCTCGGGCGAGTAGCGCAGCCACTCCCGGGGGCCGCCGCCGCCCCTGGCCTTGGGGGCGGGATGGTAGCGGTGGCCGGCGACGAGGGCCTGCTCCGAGCGCAGGTACAGGTCGGCGGGCGGCTCGGTGGCCCGGCGGGCGGCCAGCAGCACGGCGGTGACGTCGCGGCTGTGCCGGATCTCGGCGGGCAGGGCCGCGTTCTCCACCCCGGTGCGGGCGCGCAGCTCGGCCGCGGTGAGCGCGATCAGCTCGTCGAGCGGCAGCGGACGCCAGCCGCGCGGCGTGCGCAGCTCGGGGTCGGCGGGGAAGCGGGACCCGTGCACGCGGAGGACGTGACCGGTCGCGGGCAGCACGTGCGCGCCGGCCTCTGGACCCGGCCGGGCGACCTCCCTGACCAGGCAGTTCAGCAGCGCCGTCACCGTGAGGGCGGTGGCGCCGGTCCAGGCCTCGCGCTCCGGCCCGCCAGGCGGGAGGAGGCCGTCTGTGGATGCCATAGCGACCTTCTCCTACCGTTTGTACCCATTAGTGGACTCAGGCTAGCTAACCGGGATGTACATGGAAGCCGAGGGGAATATGGGGCGAGTGGAGAGCGAGTTCGCGGCGCGGGTGGCCGCCGTGCGCCCCGCGCTGTCGGGGGCGTACGCCGCCGCCGTGCCGGGCGCCCGCGCCGCCGTCCTGGGCCGCCTGTGGCGGAGCCTCCTCCACGAGCCGCTGCCCGGCGTCGCCGCCTCCCCGGGACACTCCGTCCAGCGCGGGCAGACGCCTGGGCTGGGCCCGGCCACGGTGACGCTGGCCGACGGCCGCGTCCTGCGCGGGCCCGGGCGGCGGCCGCACGACCTCGGCGAGGTGCCCGCCCTGTGGCTGGACGGCGAGCCGTACGCGGAGCCCGCCGGGCTGCTGGCCGCGCTCGCCCTGCCCGGCTCCGCCCGGCTGACCGAAGACCTGGCCAACAGCGTCGCCTCCCTGGCCCTGTCCCGCGCGAACGCCCGCCCCCGGCCGCCCCGCACCCCGGAGGACCACGAGCAGGGCGTCGTGGACGGGCACCCGTACCACCCGTGCTGCCGCAACCGGCCCGGCGTGTCGGTGGCCGAGCAGCTCGCCTACATGCCCGAGCACCGGCCCGTCGTCGCCCTGGACCTGGTCGCCGTCCCCGCCGCCGGCTGCCTGGTGTCCGGCCCGTGGCCGGCCGCGCTGACCGACGGCGACCGGCTGCTCCTGCCCGTGCACCCGTGGCAGAGCGAGCACGTGCTGCCCGACCTGGGCCTGCGCCCGCACGTCACGGGGGCGGTCCCGGCGCACCCGCTGATGTCCGTGCGCACCCTCGCCCCGCTGGACGGCGGCCCGCATCTCAAGACGGCCTTCAGCACCCGGATGACCTCGGACGTGCGCGACATCTCCCCCGGCTCGATCCGCGACTGCGTGCTGCTGTCGGACCTCCTCGCCGCCCTGTCCCGCCGCGCCGGAGGCCCGCGCATGGTCCGCTACCTGGCCGGGGCCGCCGCGAGCGTGAAGGGCGAGTACAGCGCCGACGTGTCGGTGATGCTGCGCGAGCCCACCAGCGCCTTCGCGGGCGGCGGGGCGGCCGTGCTGCCCGTGGCCGCGGTGACGTCCGACACCACCGGCGACCCGGCCGCCTGGCTCACGGCCTTCGCCCGGATCGCGCTGCCGCCCGCGCTGCGCCTGCTCACCCTCGGCGCGGCCCTGGAGGCCCACGGCCAGAACCTCCTGGTCGTCCTGGACGGGCACGGCCTGCCCGCGCGGCTGGCCTACCGCGACCTCGCCGACGTGCGCCTCAGCCCGGCGCGGCTGGCCCGGCACGGCGTGGCGGTGCCGCCGGTCAGCGCCCGGCTGCTGCACGACGATCCGCGGGTCCTGCACGCCAAGCTTTTCGGCTCGCTCGTCGGCACCACTTTCGGCAGCCTCATCGCCCGCTTCGCCGGCGGCGACCTGGACAGGGAGCGCGGCCTGTGGCGGATCGTGCGCGAGACCGCGCGGAAGGCGTTCGAGGAGCTACCCTGCAACCCTGACGTGCGGCTCGACCGTGAGGCGCTGTTCGCCCCGTACATCATGGGCAAGGCGCACCTGCTGGCGCAGCTGGAGGGCACACGGTCAGGAGACAACTGGATAAAGCTGCCTAATCCACTCTTCGCAGTGATGTGACTGCGAATCGTCTGGCCCTGGGCGTCAAGAGGGGGGAATATGGCCGTGAGCCGCGTGTGCGCCGCCGCTCGTGGAACGCGGGGTGAGGAGGCCGTCCGGTGATGCAACTGTCAGTGCGGCTCGTCCCCGTCGGGGAGACGACCCTGGTGGTCGCCCTGACGGGAGAGCTCGATTCGACGACCAGGCCCGTCCTGGCCGCCTTCCTGGACCCGTTGCCGCAGTCCAGGGTGAAGTACGTCGTGGTCGCCGCCGCCGACCTGTGGTTCTGCGACCTCAACGGGCTGGAGCAGCTCGCGATCACGCACCGCGCGATGCAGGCCAAGGGCGGCTACCTCGCCGTGGCGGAGGCCAAGCAGCCGCTGCGCCGGCTCATCGCGCTCATGGCCGAGCACGCGCAGCCGGCGATCCCG encodes:
- a CDS encoding IucA/IucC family protein, with translation MGRVESEFAARVAAVRPALSGAYAAAVPGARAAVLGRLWRSLLHEPLPGVAASPGHSVQRGQTPGLGPATVTLADGRVLRGPGRRPHDLGEVPALWLDGEPYAEPAGLLAALALPGSARLTEDLANSVASLALSRANARPRPPRTPEDHEQGVVDGHPYHPCCRNRPGVSVAEQLAYMPEHRPVVALDLVAVPAAGCLVSGPWPAALTDGDRLLLPVHPWQSEHVLPDLGLRPHVTGAVPAHPLMSVRTLAPLDGGPHLKTAFSTRMTSDVRDISPGSIRDCVLLSDLLAALSRRAGGPRMVRYLAGAAASVKGEYSADVSVMLREPTSAFAGGGAAVLPVAAVTSDTTGDPAAWLTAFARIALPPALRLLTLGAALEAHGQNLLVVLDGHGLPARLAYRDLADVRLSPARLARHGVAVPPVSARLLHDDPRVLHAKLFGSLVGTTFGSLIARFAGGDLDRERGLWRIVRETARKAFEELPCNPDVRLDREALFAPYIMGKAHLLAQLEGTRSGDNWIKLPNPLFAVM
- the rfaE2 gene encoding D-glycero-beta-D-manno-heptose 1-phosphate adenylyltransferase, with the translated sequence MGTTDEKVIDAVVVGDVMLDSWLHGSAKRLAQEAPVPVMSLEATENAPGGAANTAANLVALGARVCLIGVVGDDEPAEELKQALRLRGVEADLLAVPGRRTAHKRRLVTDGQLTARFDEEDPDELPEAAERELLRRIAAVAPAADVVVACDYAGGVCTPAVRRALAGLPLLVVDAHAVAPWRECRPTAVLPNYAEVVRLLAEEDEEQDRLGFLLARSDRVLELTGADMVVTTLDGEGTLLHRAGVPPYRTYAEPAPQHMATGAGDTYTAAFALWLAGGAPPEEAAQAGQAAAAVVVSRPGTAVCTRHDLLRALRRRDGAVQSAERLAQLLDEHRRRGERVVFTNGCFDVLHRGHVTYLEQAGRLGDVLVVAVNSDAGVTRLKGPGRPVNPCEDRMSVLAALHGVDYVIEFDEDTPERLIRMIRPELYVKGGDYTPEMLPETPLVRALGGEVRVLDYLPDRSTTAIIGRMRSLPENA
- a CDS encoding alpha/beta fold hydrolase, with translation MTEAILHDGSAIEVEVRGSGPLVLLPVDPRPIEGEQAEEMRKWGADPALGRTLVDGLSDAFRVAAFDYTGHVMAVPKPDTLTPDNVAADLLAVADAVGGDRFAYYGYSWLALSGLQLAVRTDRLSALVMGGYPPYDGPYAEMLKVTTATYDKALAPPPPADRPAEPGDWSSVQSVPSVAQARQFVTLYQALQDFDDKSVRLDCPRLCFAGSADEISYAEEWGGTRVDLGGPLTRHRAELEARGWDVVVLDGLDHMGAMLPGNVLPVLRPWLERVLA
- a CDS encoding IucA/IucC family protein; its protein translation is MASTDGLLPPGGPEREAWTGATALTVTALLNCLVREVARPGPEAGAHVLPATGHVLRVHGSRFPADPELRTPRGWRPLPLDELIALTAAELRARTGVENAALPAEIRHSRDVTAVLLAARRATEPPADLYLRSEQALVAGHRYHPAPKARGGGGPREWLRYSPEVRASFTLPVLGVPAELLVEEGDPAALDALAPAVPADGLVPLPAHPWQVELLGGLRGGRLRHLGGTELRHLGETAREAVATSSIRTVYLPEADLFCKFSLDVRITNDVRRLWLRDLRRLSEVADLVDGAFDGLAEHVPRPAVLRDRGYRSAELGGDGGEALAVIVRDGLGGRLRPGLRAAQAAGISEGFPGNPLDGLDEDTALLWWERYLEHVVPPVLHAYLRHGVVLECHLQNVLVGVDARGLPAQALFRDHEGVRILAERRPGLPGAASVSRAYGWERLVYCLLVNNLLEIGGAVTERHPALRDELWARARAVFKDAGRDHADPEELRELLSGPYLPAKANLLLRWTDAEGEAMRCVPVPNPLRLFTP